From Spirosoma agri, one genomic window encodes:
- a CDS encoding fumarylacetoacetate hydrolase family protein, with amino-acid sequence MKLFRFGQPDHEHPGVLLATGQHIDVTHFGEDFDESFFASNGPDRLTHWLTSHAQNCPEVSSDERFGPCIKRPSKIVCVGLNYAKHAAETNAPIPAEPILFFKATTALCGPNDNVVIPKRSEKTDWEVELAIIIGKKASYVELDQAMEYVAGYALHNDYSERAWQLERGGQWVKGKSADTFAPLGPYLVTKDEIENPNALRLWLDLNGEHLQDSNTDDMIFNVPTLISYISQFMTLLPGDVISTGTPAGVGLGLSPQRYLKPGDVVELGIEGLGEQKQTAVAFV; translated from the coding sequence ATGAAACTATTCCGCTTCGGCCAGCCCGATCACGAGCATCCCGGCGTATTACTAGCCACCGGACAACACATCGACGTAACACATTTTGGTGAAGATTTCGACGAATCTTTTTTTGCCAGCAACGGACCCGACCGACTGACGCACTGGCTGACGTCGCACGCGCAGAACTGTCCCGAAGTGTCGTCCGATGAGCGCTTTGGGCCCTGCATCAAACGGCCGTCCAAGATTGTATGCGTAGGGCTGAACTACGCCAAACACGCTGCTGAAACGAACGCGCCGATTCCGGCGGAGCCAATTTTATTCTTCAAAGCAACGACCGCCCTGTGTGGACCGAACGATAACGTAGTGATCCCAAAACGGTCCGAAAAAACGGACTGGGAGGTCGAACTGGCCATTATCATCGGTAAGAAAGCCAGTTACGTAGAGCTGGATCAGGCCATGGAGTACGTAGCGGGCTATGCGCTGCACAACGACTACAGCGAACGAGCCTGGCAACTGGAACGCGGTGGACAATGGGTGAAGGGCAAAAGTGCCGATACGTTTGCGCCCCTCGGACCGTATCTGGTCACCAAAGACGAAATCGAAAATCCCAATGCGCTACGCCTGTGGCTTGATCTCAACGGCGAACATCTACAGGATTCCAACACCGACGATATGATTTTCAACGTGCCGACGCTCATTAGCTACATCAGTCAGTTTATGACGCTGTTGCCCGGCGATGTAATTTCAACCGGAACGCCCGCTGGTGTTGGTTTGGGATTAAGTCCACAGCGGTACTTGAAGCCCGGTGACGTAGTTGAACTGGGCATCGAAGGGCTGGGTGAGCAAAAACAAACCGCCGTCGCTTTCGTGTGA